A genomic stretch from Podospora pseudoanserina strain CBS 124.78 chromosome 3, whole genome shotgun sequence includes:
- a CDS encoding hypothetical protein (EggNog:ENOG503P06G) → MRSLSFATRHGITGLPEWWKSHDLGVTCTNIMELSSTVVADVLTPLAVYQLQKPVEQHSKSPEKEDTARGQNLAWNRDDLIRSLTPSVDPKWRIDGVDTDGRRFFALPLFAIDKQPVRIDVWLPPFEEYPLELRSNLKPEEAIYTPRDQLLSLPISKFLLKTLEEWSPTVPGFERDYLAAPFGSRIIIADIAASTRDMTIYLLPDYDIEQNMCSVDQLKKAWCNKVNEEDWPPTIDVSELSFKKQIHEAISLVTLPGQLGDRLVVLKSLLRDQRYMYNEIKTLLSLGPHANLVPRPLFLVTKKAKFGGKRGVAGFVMEYFEGGSLKDLLLRSKAEGAELDMRQKLRFARQLTEVLIHVNQHRFGFYPDLKPDNLVIRSDGKTEEVMDLVLLDLEQRGGWFSWSPPEVLYIEYMEILATWLDYEHGQQKQRATERLQNCLGSWEATSQSTRYKDQDGGFSFAWKALLQERLETNSKRLERAQVFMLGKLLWCLFEGEARLRCGIDHEILQENDAQDAIGFPHFDNTPKHVQDMIRECTRGAPEWEVDEKRGRKTGLTLKGGKLVQTKSISVDEVTDTATRKIARAFWERELEQANAFMDELLSCERPGIDATGCILPEAKRRPLLADILSRLCVCDELFAFELERVGQIQR, encoded by the exons CATGGAACTCTCAAGCACCGTTGTCGCCGACGTTCTGACCCCTCTGGCAGTTTACCAACTGCAGAAGCCAGTTGAGCAACACTCTAAATCACCAGAGAAAGAAGATACCGCTAGAGGCCAAAACCTAGCTTGGAACCGAGACGACTTGATTCGCAGTCTTACGCCCTCAGTCGACCCAAAATGGAGAATCGATGGAGTTGATACCGACGGCAGACGCTTCTTCGCCTTGCCCCTATTTGCCATAGACAAGCAGCCAGTCCGAATCGATGTTTGGCTCCCACCTTTTGAGGAGTACCCCCTCGAACTTCGAAGCAACTTGAAGCCCGAGGAGGCCATATACACCCCCAGAGACCAACTTCTTTCGCTTCCCATCTCAAAGTTTCTGCTCAAGACTCTCGAAGAGTGGTCACCTACCGTACCGGGCTTTGAGCGAGACTATCTGGCGGCTCCTTTTGGCtcccgcatcatcatcgctgacatcgccgcctccaccCGAGACATGACTATTTACCTGCTGCCTGATTACGACATTGAGCAGAACATGTGCAGCGTCgaccagctcaagaaggccTGGTGTAACAAGGTGAACGAGGAGGATTGGCCCCCTACCATCGATGTGAGTGAGCTCAGCTTCAAGAAGCAGATTCACGAAGCAATCAGTCTTGTCACCTTGCCAGGACAATTGGGCGACCGGCTGGTTGTGCTCAAATCGTTGCTGAGAGACCAGCGATACATGTACAACGAGATCAAGACCCTTCTATCGCTCGGACCTCATGCCAACTTGGTGCCGAGGCCGCTTTTTCTCGTGACGAAGAAGGCAAAGTTTGGCGGCAAGAGGGGGGTTGCAGGCTTCGTGATGGAGTATTTTGAGGGCGGATCCCTCAAGGACTTGCTGCTTAGGAGCAAGGCTGAGGGAGCCGAGTTGGACATGCGGCAAAAACTCCGGTTTGCGAGGCAGTTGACAGAGGTCTTGATTCATGTCAATCAGCACCGATTCGGGTTCTATCCGGATTTGAAGCCGGACAATCTCGTCATTCGCTCCGACGGCAAGACAGAAGAGGTCATGGACCTGGTGTTGCTGGATTTGGAACagcgagggggttggttttcGTGGAGCCCCCCTGAGGTGCTGTACATTGAGTATATGGAGATTCTTGCCACATGGCTTGACTATGAACACGGTCAACAGAAGCAACGGGCTACCGAGAGGTTGCAGAACTGCCTTGGTAGCTGGGAGGCCACTAGCCAGTCAACGAGGTACAAGGACCAGGATGGTGGGTTTAGCTTTGCTTGGAAGGCCCTGTTGCAGGAAAGGCTGGAGACAAACAGCAAGAGGTTGGAAAGAGCACAAGTGTTTATGCTGGGGAAATTGTTGTGGTGTCTGTTCGAAGGTGAGGCGAGACTGAGGTGTGGCATTGACCACGAAATTCTCCAGGAAAATGATGCACAAGATGCCATTGGGTTTCCGCACTTCGACAATACACCCAAACATGTGCAGGACATGATCAGGGAATGCACAAGGGGGGCCCCAGAATGGGAGGTCGATGAGAAGAGAGGACGAAAGACTGGGTTGACCCTGAAGGGTGGTAAGTTGGTACAGACCAAAAGCATCAGTGTCGATGAAGTCACAGATACTGCGACAAGAAAAATCGCTAGAGCTTTCTGGGAACGAGAGCTGGAGCAAGCCAATGCTTTCATGGATGAGTTGCTCTCGTGCGAGCGACCGGGTATCGATGCGACAGGCTGCATCCTCCCCGAGGCAAAACGTCGGCCACTGCTTGCAGACATACTTTCGAGATTG TGTGTTTGTGACGAGTTATTTGCTTTTGAGCTGGAGCGAGTGGGGCAGATTCAGAGGTAA
- a CDS encoding hypothetical protein (EggNog:ENOG503PQF5) encodes MAPSIVSIAALAALLSPAIPNILVIAQLTAGCTTNSFTVSSWLIEDFDSSGTTVRFQALNRATNTSAQLSCQVSRNTSTWQACTSDSSRLIASVQLEAAVARVRINETWVCNDLTPSRPLNFAAQGEGSLPITCNTDACAPSSTDPLLIKSVLSSPFPLSPSAVPGPSGHDKEGCAAGSRTPSWEIFSTQLNLRNVSGRIEGGNAFIQLRNTITDYRASCFGTLTGTAPATMQCSAQSTGRPRAPKYNINTVLTFSPGSFVLSVNETWFCDDANPAQPIEIFGVGTARLPLECSAVGETTTYCAGDPATFTGRLISEKPIPPFSLGDPLPTAPSCTISSVVAPSYRFSDFETIVASGSSLGSIRFGVELNTGAAFTGYPSTFFRSGVSVSVTEGGSTAWYPCVLESVGEQSLTPTACAFRYDAATQSLSLSADWKCSDLDASRPVSFTGDLRTTVPSLTCSTTSGRTRCATAPGQAWAANVTSVYWGN; translated from the exons ATGGCGCCGTCCATCGTCTCCATTGCGGCCCTAGCCGCTCTCTTGTCACCAGCAATCCCAAATATTCTGGTCATTGCTCAACTCACCGCTGGCTGCACGACAAACTCGTTCACAGTCTCCAGTTGGCTCATTGAAGATTTCGATTCCAGCGGAACGACTGTGCGATTTCAGGCACTCAACCGAGCCACCAACACATCAGCTCAACTGAGTTGTCAGGTTTCAAGAAACACTTCAACATGGCAAGCTTGCACTAGTGACAGCTCTCGTTTGATTGCTTCGGTGCAGCTGGAGGCGGCTGTAGCTCGAGTGCGAATAAACGAGACATGGGTGTGCAATGATCTTACTCCCTCAAGACC GCTCAACTTTGCTGCCCAAGGAGAGGGTTCCCTGCCAATTACCTGCAATACCGACGCTTGCGCCCCCTCGTCCACCGATCCCCTCTTGATCAAGTCTGTCCTCAGCTCCCCCTTCCCGCTGAGCCCATCAGCAGTTCCTGGGCCTTCTGGTCACGACAAGGAAGGTTGCGCGGCCGGGTCACGAACACCGTCGTGGGAGATCTTTTCCACTCAGCTGAATCTCCGGAACGTGTCCGGAAGGATTGAAGGAGGAAACGCCTTCATCCAACTGAGAAATACCATCACCGACTACCGTGCATCTTGCTTCGGGACATTAACCGGCACTGCCCCTGCGACTATGCAGTGTTCAGCTCAGTCTACTGGACGGCCCAGAGCGCCAAAATACAACATCAACACTGTCCTCACATTTAGTCCTGGCTCCTTTGTCCTGTCAGTCAACGAGACGTGGTTCTGTGATGACGCGAACCCTGCCCAGCC CATTGAGATCTTTGGTGTTGGCACTGCCCGGCTCCCACTCGAATGTTCCGCTGTCGGAGAGACGACAACCTATTGCGCTGGTGACCCAGCCACGTTTACCGGCCGCCTGATTTCTGAAAAGCCAATCCCGCCATTTTCTCTTGGTGACCCTCTCCCCACAGCCCCAAGTTGCACAATCTCATCAGTTGTCGCTCCATCATATAGATTCTCCGACTTTGAAACAATAGTAGCGTCAGGATCGAGCCTGGGAAGCATCAGGTTCGGCGTTGAGCTCAACACTGGAGCCGCGTTCACGGGCTACCCGTCTACTTTTTTCAGATCCGGCGTTTCGGTGTCTGTCACAGAGGGCGGGTCAACCGCATGGTATCCTTGCGTTTTGGAGAGTGTTGGAGAGCAGAGTCTGACACCCACGGCTTGTGCGTTCCGGTATGATGCCGCCACGCAGAGTCTATCCCTCAGTGCGGATTGGAAGTGTAGTGACCTGGACGCTAGTCGACC GGTTTCCTTTACGGGCGATCTCAGGACAACGGTTCCTAGCTTGACTTGCTCAACAACATCGGGGAGAACTCGATGTGCTACAGCTCCAGGGCAAGCTTGGGCAGCGAACGTGACCAGCGTCTACTGGGGTAATTAA